Proteins from a genomic interval of Sphingomonas sp. Y38-1Y:
- a CDS encoding helix-turn-helix transcriptional regulator — MITAIREVRRARGLTLDDVARACQPPTTAQTIGRLETGTRTVSVAWLNRIAAALGVEAADLVRLPERPELPVAALLGGEGARAPQRAEQVVPPVLAPGLVAVRVTGSIGDYRAGDELWCERLDPARFGRALNRDVLVPRPAGRFVFGRMIDRDGGRLQLLPPGPGARQIVAADPPWLAMAVRLVRAL; from the coding sequence ATGATTACCGCCATCCGCGAAGTCCGCCGCGCCCGCGGCCTGACGCTCGACGACGTCGCGCGCGCCTGCCAGCCGCCGACGACGGCACAGACGATCGGCCGGCTCGAAACGGGGACGCGCACCGTCTCGGTCGCCTGGCTCAACCGCATCGCCGCCGCGCTCGGCGTCGAGGCGGCCGACCTCGTCCGCCTGCCCGAGCGCCCCGAACTCCCCGTCGCGGCGCTGCTCGGCGGCGAGGGCGCTCGCGCACCGCAGCGGGCGGAGCAGGTGGTGCCGCCCGTCCTCGCCCCCGGCCTCGTCGCGGTGCGCGTCACCGGCAGCATCGGCGACTATCGCGCAGGCGACGAGCTCTGGTGCGAGCGGCTGGACCCCGCCCGCTTCGGCCGTGCGCTCAATCGCGACGTGCTGGTGCCCCGCCCCGCCGGCCGCTTCGTGTTCGGACGGATGATCGACCGCGACGGCGGCCGCCTCCAGCTCCTGCCCCCCGGCCCCGGCGCGCGCCAGATCGTCGCCGCCGACCCGCCATGGCTGGCGATGGCGGTGCGGCTCGTCCGCGCACTCTGA
- a CDS encoding flagellar motor protein MotB codes for MPAARAPHGNNQPPKIIVKKVFVEGHGGHHGGAWKVAYADFVTAMMAFFLLMWLLGATTEKQRKALADYFTPTLIELKQNSAGSNGMFGGSSLTDKDNYPNRAGQTGTRSMTIPIGADGGNREGSGEKGTLKDQSAMRQEDRKNFSRMRATLQAKMKQDGRMAKLARHIRFVQTRDGMRIDLVDDAKYSMFDLGTTVLVPEANSLIGMIASSIGGMENPIMIRGHTDSLGYDDPLRMNNWMLSSGRAEATRRRLASGGVGEARFERIEGVADRQPMIVDNPSDPRNRRVAITLLYRRSGFGDDAPAGPIRAVADQNSLRSSTRNERPSGSSKAG; via the coding sequence GTGCCCGCCGCCCGGGCGCCGCACGGCAACAACCAGCCGCCCAAGATCATCGTCAAGAAGGTGTTCGTCGAGGGGCATGGCGGCCATCACGGCGGCGCGTGGAAGGTCGCTTATGCCGATTTCGTGACGGCGATGATGGCGTTCTTCCTGCTGATGTGGCTGCTCGGCGCGACGACGGAGAAGCAGCGCAAGGCGCTGGCCGACTATTTCACGCCCACACTGATCGAGCTGAAGCAGAATTCGGCCGGGTCGAACGGCATGTTCGGCGGGTCCAGCCTGACCGACAAGGACAATTATCCCAATCGCGCTGGCCAGACGGGCACGCGGTCGATGACGATCCCGATCGGCGCCGATGGCGGCAACCGCGAGGGGTCGGGCGAGAAGGGCACGCTGAAGGACCAGTCGGCGATGCGGCAGGAGGATCGCAAGAACTTCAGCCGGATGCGCGCGACGCTTCAGGCCAAGATGAAGCAGGACGGCCGCATGGCCAAGCTCGCGCGGCACATCCGCTTCGTCCAGACGCGCGACGGCATGCGCATCGACCTGGTCGACGATGCCAAATACTCGATGTTCGACCTGGGGACAACGGTGCTGGTGCCGGAGGCGAATTCGCTGATCGGCATGATCGCGTCGAGCATCGGCGGCATGGAAAACCCGATCATGATCCGCGGCCATACCGATTCGCTCGGCTATGACGATCCGCTGCGCATGAACAACTGGATGCTGTCGAGCGGCCGGGCCGAGGCGACCCGCCGCCGGCTGGCGAGCGGCGGCGTCGGCGAAGCGCGGTTCGAGCGGATCGAGGGGGTGGCGGATCGCCAGCCGATGATCGTCGACAACCCCAGCGACCCGCGCAACCGGCGCGTGGCGATCACCTTGCTCTATCGCCGCTCCGGCTTCGGCGACGATGCACCCGCCGGGCCGATCCGCGCCGTCGCCGATCAGAACAGCTTGCGCAGCTCCACCCGGAACGAGCGCCCCAGCGGGTCGAGCAAGGCGGGCTGA
- the motA gene encoding flagellar motor stator protein MotA, which produces MFPAIGFVVLIAMVFGGFVITGGALGPVLHALPHEMLIIGGAALGALIIGNSGRELKAMGGGVMKVIKGPKYKKQDYLDVIFLVSKLMKMLRVEGPIALEPHVEDPKSSALFAEYPRILADHALTGLIADTLRLVVVSSGTLDVHAVEEVMDNSIKTHHHEVQGPQTTLQGLADALPALGIVAAVLGVVKTMGSIDKPPSILGAMIGSALVGTFLGVLLAYGIVGPLATRLQQVIDADAAIYHTVKQIIIASLHGHPQPLVIEAARSGIAHHNQPGFAEVFDGLRGR; this is translated from the coding sequence ATGTTTCCTGCAATCGGTTTCGTGGTGCTCATCGCGATGGTGTTCGGCGGTTTCGTCATCACCGGCGGTGCGCTCGGCCCGGTGCTACACGCGCTGCCGCACGAGATGCTCATCATCGGCGGTGCGGCGCTGGGCGCGCTCATCATCGGCAATTCGGGCCGTGAGCTGAAGGCGATGGGCGGCGGGGTGATGAAGGTCATCAAGGGCCCCAAGTACAAGAAGCAGGATTATCTCGACGTCATCTTCCTCGTCTCCAAGCTGATGAAGATGCTGCGCGTCGAGGGGCCGATCGCGCTGGAACCGCATGTCGAGGATCCCAAATCCTCCGCGCTGTTCGCCGAATATCCCCGCATCCTGGCCGATCACGCGCTGACCGGCCTGATCGCCGATACGCTCCGCCTCGTCGTCGTCTCGTCGGGCACGCTCGACGTGCACGCGGTCGAGGAGGTCATGGACAACTCGATCAAGACCCACCACCACGAGGTGCAGGGGCCGCAGACGACGCTTCAGGGCCTGGCCGACGCGCTCCCCGCGCTCGGCATCGTCGCGGCGGTGCTGGGCGTGGTGAAGACGATGGGCTCGATCGACAAGCCGCCCTCGATCCTTGGCGCGATGATCGGTTCGGCGCTGGTCGGCACCTTCCTGGGCGTGCTGCTCGCCTATGGCATCGTCGGCCCGCTGGCGACGCGGCTCCAGCAGGTGATCGACGCGGACGCCGCGATCTATCACACCGTCAAGCAGATCATCATCGCCTCGCTCCACGGCCATCCTCAGCCGCTGGTGATCGAGGCGGCGCGGTCTGGCATCGCGCACCACAACCAGCCCGGCTTCGCCGAGGTGTTCGACGGTCTGAGGGGTAGGTAA
- a CDS encoding TonB-dependent receptor, which translates to MRNLAFLPIVLALPAAAQAQAVSGELADTAADEADAATEDGGGEIVVTGQRPRGSVAGDIPPEQTLSPADVRAFGVSTIAELLTELSPQTGSGRGRGGEGPVLLLEGRRISGLREIRDIPTEAIARVEILPEEVALKYGYPADQRVVNIVLRRRFRAITAELEGGAPTASGSARSEADVNYLRINRSGRLNIDMEVSGESALTEAERNLLLNPAGLPYSLGGNVVAANGFGEIDPALTALAGQTVTAAPVTGANPSLADFAAGANAPSLTDLGAFRTLRPRTRSVEGNAVYSRNLPGDIAATANLGFTASNTQGLVGLPTIDVTLPGASPFSPFDSDVRVLRYSDATSALTRETRSRSVQAGFSANGNAGEWRWTLTGSYDRSQTDTETERRLALDDYRAGVATGAVNPFAALPSLGLAASDTARSVSNTAELEGLANGSLFTLPAGDVGASFRMGVGSRDLDSRSNRAGFIQTSDVTRRNAGARVNFDLPIASRRRDVLAGLGDLSFNLNGAVEQLSDFGTLTTVGYGANWSPAPRLRFLASRTHEEGAPTPQQIGAPFLLTPNVRTFDYVLGQTVDVTEITGGNPGLTADRRDALKLGANWRPIADLDLDLRADYTANTIDGAIASFPAATAAIQAAFPERFLRGDGGRLVQIDTRPINFARTERSQLRWGINLSLPVTGTLQRRVRAAREAGQDPRAVLREALGDRAPQGRRREGGENAGERPRRAGGGEGPRGGGFGGRGGGGRGGGGFGGGGRVQFALFHTLRLKDRILIRDGLPELDLLGGDAVGARGGQPRHQVELRSGFTKDGLGIRVNADWQSATRVTGLTPAEDLRFGSLFTLNLRGFANLGQVAPKTEWLRGARVSLRLDNLLDRRIRVTDANGATPPGLQPALLDPLGRSFRVELRKLF; encoded by the coding sequence ATGCGTAACCTTGCCTTTCTCCCGATCGTCCTCGCTCTGCCCGCCGCCGCCCAGGCGCAAGCGGTTTCGGGAGAACTCGCCGACACCGCCGCCGACGAGGCCGATGCGGCAACCGAGGATGGAGGCGGCGAGATCGTCGTCACCGGCCAGCGTCCGCGCGGATCGGTCGCTGGCGACATTCCGCCCGAACAGACGCTCTCGCCCGCCGATGTCCGCGCATTCGGCGTCAGCACCATCGCCGAGCTGCTCACCGAATTGTCGCCGCAGACCGGCAGCGGCCGGGGGCGCGGCGGCGAAGGGCCGGTGCTGCTCCTCGAAGGACGCCGCATCTCCGGCCTGCGCGAGATTCGCGACATCCCGACCGAGGCGATCGCCCGCGTCGAGATCCTGCCGGAGGAAGTCGCGCTCAAATACGGCTATCCCGCCGATCAGCGCGTGGTGAACATCGTCCTTCGCCGCCGCTTCCGCGCGATCACGGCGGAGCTGGAGGGCGGCGCGCCCACCGCGAGCGGCAGCGCGAGGAGCGAGGCGGACGTCAACTACCTGCGCATCAACCGCAGCGGCCGGCTCAACATCGACATGGAGGTCTCGGGCGAAAGCGCGCTGACGGAGGCCGAGCGCAACCTCCTCCTCAACCCCGCGGGCCTCCCCTACTCGCTCGGCGGCAACGTCGTCGCCGCGAACGGATTTGGCGAGATCGACCCGGCCTTGACCGCGCTCGCCGGGCAGACCGTCACCGCCGCGCCCGTCACGGGCGCAAACCCGTCGCTTGCCGACTTCGCGGCGGGTGCCAATGCGCCGTCGCTCACCGATCTCGGCGCGTTCCGCACGCTGCGGCCGCGTACGCGGTCGGTCGAGGGCAATGCGGTCTATTCGCGCAACCTGCCCGGCGATATCGCCGCCACCGCCAATCTGGGGTTCACCGCCAGCAACACGCAAGGATTGGTCGGCCTGCCCACCATCGATGTGACGCTGCCGGGTGCCAGCCCCTTCTCGCCCTTCGACAGCGACGTGCGCGTACTCCGATACTCCGACGCGACCAGCGCGCTGACGCGAGAGACACGGTCGCGCAGCGTGCAGGCTGGCTTCAGCGCCAACGGCAATGCCGGCGAGTGGCGCTGGACGCTGACGGGCAGCTATGATCGCAGCCAAACCGATACGGAAACCGAGCGCCGCCTCGCCCTCGACGACTATCGCGCCGGGGTCGCGACGGGCGCGGTCAATCCGTTCGCCGCGCTCCCCTCGCTCGGCCTAGCCGCCAGCGACACCGCGCGATCGGTCAGCAACACCGCGGAGCTCGAGGGGCTGGCGAACGGCAGCCTATTCACATTGCCCGCAGGCGACGTCGGCGCATCGTTCCGCATGGGTGTCGGCAGCCGCGACCTCGACAGCCGATCGAACCGCGCCGGTTTCATCCAGACGAGCGACGTCACGCGCCGCAATGCGGGCGCACGCGTCAATTTCGACCTGCCGATTGCCAGCCGCCGCCGCGATGTGCTCGCCGGCCTTGGCGACCTGTCGTTCAACCTCAACGGCGCGGTCGAGCAGCTCTCCGACTTCGGCACGCTGACGACGGTCGGCTACGGCGCCAACTGGTCGCCCGCCCCGCGCCTTCGGTTCCTGGCCTCACGCACGCATGAGGAGGGCGCACCAACCCCGCAACAGATCGGCGCGCCGTTCCTGCTGACGCCGAACGTCCGCACCTTCGACTATGTGCTCGGCCAGACGGTCGACGTAACGGAGATCACCGGCGGCAATCCCGGCCTGACCGCCGACCGCCGCGATGCGCTGAAGCTCGGCGCGAACTGGCGGCCGATCGCCGACCTCGATCTCGACCTGCGTGCCGACTATACCGCGAACACCATCGACGGCGCGATCGCGAGCTTCCCCGCCGCGACAGCCGCGATCCAGGCCGCGTTCCCGGAGCGCTTCCTGCGCGGCGATGGCGGGCGGCTGGTCCAGATCGACACGCGCCCGATCAACTTCGCGCGGACCGAACGGTCTCAGCTTCGCTGGGGCATCAACCTGTCGCTGCCGGTCACCGGCACGCTCCAGCGCCGCGTGCGCGCCGCGCGTGAGGCCGGGCAGGACCCCCGCGCGGTCCTGCGCGAGGCGCTCGGCGACCGAGCGCCGCAGGGACGGCGGCGCGAGGGCGGCGAAAATGCCGGCGAGCGCCCGCGCCGCGCCGGCGGCGGCGAGGGACCGCGCGGCGGCGGCTTCGGCGGGCGCGGTGGTGGCGGGCGCGGCGGCGGTGGCTTCGGTGGCGGCGGCCGCGTTCAGTTCGCGCTGTTCCATACGCTTCGGCTCAAGGATCGCATCCTCATTCGGGACGGCCTGCCCGAGCTCGATCTGCTGGGCGGCGACGCGGTCGGCGCGCGGGGCGGTCAGCCGCGGCATCAGGTCGAGCTGCGGAGCGGCTTCACCAAGGATGGCCTGGGCATCCGCGTCAATGCCGACTGGCAGTCGGCGACGCGCGTCACCGGCCTCACCCCCGCGGAAGATCTGCGCTTCGGCAGCCTGTTCACGCTCAACCTGCGCGGCTTCGCCAATCTGGGCCAGGTCGCGCCGAAGACCGAGTGGCTGCGCGGCGCGCGCGTGTCGCTCCGGCTCGACAACCTGCTCGACCGGCGCATCCGCGTCACCGACGCCAACGGCGCGACGCCGCCGGGGCTTCAGCCCGCCTTGCTCGACCCGCTGGGGCGCTCGTTCCGGGTGGAGCTGCGCAAGCTGTTCTGA
- a CDS encoding flagellin: MDRLSTSQFYGRSLTQMTGLNVKADKLQTQIASTKKLAVASDDAAGFTRLAGLKRAAADDKAVGANLDLAAGILAQSDATLGSITDQLQRAKELAIQANSGTLTADQRAVIATQLDGILEDVAALANQKDARGVPLFGGGGEAAFATGANGRVTYVGGTTPGSIPTGEGTAVQVTEDGTRLQAMFDTLSALSAAVKEGKGIGEAGDAVTASIDTVSGMRGSIGARAMRLDMEMERLDEVAVGREEARSAIEDTDISATVIELQKTLTILSATQASFSKLTSLSLFDQLR; this comes from the coding sequence TGACCCAGATGACCGGGCTGAACGTCAAGGCCGACAAGCTCCAGACGCAGATCGCCTCGACCAAGAAGCTGGCGGTCGCGTCGGACGATGCGGCAGGCTTCACGCGGCTGGCGGGGCTGAAGCGCGCGGCGGCGGACGACAAGGCGGTCGGCGCGAACCTCGACCTGGCGGCCGGCATCCTCGCGCAATCGGACGCGACGCTCGGCAGCATCACCGACCAGCTCCAGCGCGCCAAGGAACTGGCGATCCAGGCGAACAGCGGCACGCTGACCGCCGACCAGCGCGCGGTGATCGCGACGCAGCTCGACGGCATTCTCGAGGACGTCGCCGCGCTCGCCAACCAGAAGGATGCGCGCGGCGTGCCCCTGTTCGGCGGCGGCGGTGAAGCGGCGTTCGCGACCGGCGCAAACGGCCGCGTCACCTATGTCGGCGGCACCACGCCCGGATCGATCCCGACCGGCGAGGGCACGGCGGTCCAGGTGACCGAGGACGGCACGCGCCTTCAGGCGATGTTCGACACGCTCTCCGCGCTGTCGGCGGCGGTCAAGGAAGGCAAGGGGATCGGCGAGGCGGGCGACGCGGTCACCGCGTCGATCGATACCGTTTCCGGGATGCGCGGCAGCATCGGCGCCCGCGCCATGCGCCTCGACATGGAGATGGAGCGGCTGGACGAGGTTGCGGTCGGGCGCGAGGAAGCGCGGTCGGCGATCGAGGACACCGACATTTCCGCGACGGTCATCGAGCTTCAGAAGACGCTCACGATCCTGTCGGCCACGCAGGCGAGCTTTTCCAAGCTGACCAGCCTCAGCCTGTTCGACCAGCTTCGCTAG